A window from Aerococcus sp. Group 1 encodes these proteins:
- a CDS encoding FMN-binding protein produces the protein MAKFNPGTYHEEAQGFLDMVEVDVKVSEDKIEDIQVSEADSANVGSLAIKHLVKQMLDQQTADVDVLSGATHSSEGLINAVKEALRIAAGQPEPDEFTPGTYYGEGDGYKGKVSLAVTVDENEITDIKYRGIETPELGGQASEKLIQQIKEDGSKREFDVVSGATYTTMGMQYALDRALAYARGDEDPDAEPYSFQTDTRVDFGTGWLTLDEVQAILDNLEVEISFVDKQNRFLYYNKRRHQEDAGTPRSPVTLGGNVSDCHPPQIRTKVEGIMDDLHHGRRRSESMWYTKGNGNKVYLHYRPIYDQKGRYLGVLETVQNGKPFIDTAESSWDRTLHDPHVPNPFLGETAEDVNQWYQERYEAGIDDELQHAIEKPYIEASEGGPRPDTVSKATSKAKDKEETESKDAVSGASQHEHKMPNPMPKEEIERGRDTVSGPTAPH, from the coding sequence ATGGCAAAATTTAATCCAGGAACTTACCATGAAGAAGCTCAAGGCTTTCTAGATATGGTAGAAGTCGATGTTAAAGTCAGTGAAGATAAAATTGAAGATATCCAAGTATCCGAAGCAGATTCAGCCAATGTGGGGAGTTTAGCTATTAAACACTTGGTCAAACAAATGTTAGACCAACAGACTGCTGATGTGGATGTCCTCTCAGGGGCAACGCATTCTTCTGAGGGCCTTATCAATGCAGTAAAAGAGGCCTTGAGAATAGCAGCAGGACAACCTGAACCGGATGAATTTACCCCAGGAACCTACTATGGTGAAGGGGACGGTTACAAGGGTAAAGTGAGTTTAGCTGTGACGGTCGATGAGAATGAAATTACCGATATCAAATACCGGGGCATTGAAACACCAGAACTTGGTGGACAAGCTTCAGAGAAATTAATCCAACAAATTAAAGAAGATGGCTCAAAACGTGAGTTTGATGTGGTTTCAGGGGCAACCTATACCACAATGGGGATGCAATACGCCTTAGATCGTGCTTTAGCCTATGCTAGAGGGGATGAAGATCCTGATGCAGAACCTTACTCCTTCCAAACCGATACCCGGGTCGATTTTGGGACGGGTTGGTTAACTTTAGATGAAGTCCAAGCGATTTTAGATAATTTGGAAGTCGAGATTTCTTTTGTTGATAAGCAAAACCGCTTCCTCTACTACAATAAGCGCCGCCACCAAGAAGATGCAGGGACCCCAAGATCACCGGTGACCTTAGGAGGAAATGTATCCGACTGCCACCCACCACAAATTCGGACCAAGGTTGAAGGAATTATGGATGACCTCCACCACGGTCGTCGTCGCAGTGAGAGTATGTGGTATACCAAGGGCAATGGCAATAAGGTCTACCTCCATTACCGTCCTATCTATGATCAAAAGGGCCGCTATCTAGGCGTTTTAGAGACTGTTCAAAACGGCAAACCCTTTATTGATACCGCAGAATCCTCTTGGGACCGGACCTTACACGATCCACATGTGCCTAATCCCTTCTTGGGTGAAACAGCTGAGGATGTTAATCAATGGTATCAAGAACGCTATGAAGCTGGAATCGATGACGAACTGCAACATGCGATTGAGAAACCTTATATTGAAGCCAGCGAAGGTGGGCCAAGACCAGATACTGTTTCTAAGGCGACTTCAAAGGCTAAAGATAAAGAAGAGACTGAAAGCAAGGATGCAGTTTCGGGTGCTTCTCAACACGAGCACAAGATGCCAAATCCAATGCCTAAAGAAGAAATTGAACGCGGTCGGGATACGGTTTCTGGACCAACCGCACCGCATTAG
- a CDS encoding YdcF family protein, which produces MKKKLLIGGSAFAALAIGLRYIYKHLDQGQAPQVSDLIIVAEGPAVERAEKAVQLLKAAYSRAEKNIVSPRYTDVGEDLFAGYQQLGAERENLIEENQATSTWTNATTSLDLMDDLGYHSAIVVTSDYHMRRTRLAFQRANRDYGFQLTYVSAYYQGQPYPKHPYTQKMALQELYKYIGYCLHLYHWIDL; this is translated from the coding sequence ATGAAGAAGAAATTGTTGATTGGTGGATCAGCCTTTGCCGCCTTAGCGATAGGCTTGCGATACATCTATAAACATTTAGACCAAGGCCAAGCCCCTCAAGTCAGTGATTTGATTATTGTGGCGGAGGGGCCTGCTGTCGAACGGGCTGAAAAGGCCGTCCAATTACTGAAGGCTGCTTATAGTCGCGCTGAAAAAAATATAGTTTCTCCCCGCTATACTGATGTGGGCGAAGATTTATTTGCTGGTTACCAGCAATTGGGGGCTGAGAGGGAGAACTTAATCGAAGAAAACCAGGCCACTTCCACCTGGACCAACGCGACTACTTCACTAGATCTTATGGATGATCTGGGTTATCATTCTGCGATTGTTGTCACTAGTGATTACCACATGCGACGTACCCGTCTGGCCTTCCAGCGAGCAAACCGAGATTACGGCTTTCAGCTCACTTATGTCAGTGCCTACTACCAAGGCCAACCTTATCCAAAACACCCTTATACCCAAAAAATGGCCCTACAAGAGCTCTATAAATATATTGGTTATTGCTTGCATTTATATCATTGGATTGATTTGTAA
- a CDS encoding ImmA/IrrE family metallo-endopeptidase — translation MIIEKVRSLVKRYKTNDPFEIAEHFGIEILYAPLDSVNGCYWKVYGQKIIIVNSNQDERLYKFIVAHELCHALYHSSLTCLYTQGYHVKEKYERQAHEFATKLLMYNIDIEEDKTKKFYLMENNVPYEMSRYI, via the coding sequence GTGATCATTGAAAAGGTTAGGTCGCTAGTCAAACGGTACAAGACGAATGACCCTTTTGAAATTGCTGAACACTTCGGGATCGAAATACTTTACGCCCCACTCGATTCAGTCAACGGCTGTTACTGGAAAGTCTACGGCCAGAAAATCATCATAGTAAACAGCAATCAAGATGAACGCCTTTATAAATTTATTGTTGCACATGAATTATGCCACGCTCTTTATCATAGCAGCCTGACCTGCTTGTATACGCAAGGATATCATGTTAAAGAAAAATATGAGCGACAAGCCCACGAGTTTGCAACAAAATTATTAATGTACAATATAGATATTGAAGAAGATAAAACGAAGAAATTTTATTTAATGGAGAATAACGTACCTTATGAAATGAGTCGGTACATATAA
- a CDS encoding helix-turn-helix domain-containing protein has product MFSDNLTFYRRKKKLTQADLGKHLNVSPKTIGSWERGRTEPSLKMLEALANYFNISIDTLLGYSGYKKTI; this is encoded by the coding sequence ATGTTCAGTGATAATTTAACCTTTTATAGAAGAAAGAAAAAATTAACTCAAGCTGACTTAGGAAAACATTTAAATGTTTCTCCTAAAACGATAGGGAGCTGGGAACGAGGAAGAACAGAACCCAGTCTAAAGATGCTAGAGGCACTCGCAAATTATTTTAATATTTCCATTGATACTCTGCTCGGATATAGTGGATATAAAAAAACGATTTAA
- a CDS encoding helix-turn-helix domain-containing protein codes for MNTAGIRLAQLRNEKKMSQRELAEKMDVSQSYVGQWESGKRVIPTEKLLDLANFFNVSIDYLLGYTNNKTPRSKDLKDLLKEESMTYGGREISEDDLYTISKVVGALLDKKGIDR; via the coding sequence ATGAATACAGCAGGGATAAGACTAGCGCAATTGAGAAATGAAAAGAAAATGTCACAAAGAGAATTAGCTGAAAAAATGGACGTTTCTCAAAGCTATGTTGGCCAATGGGAAAGCGGAAAAAGAGTCATACCGACAGAAAAGCTGTTGGATTTAGCTAATTTCTTTAATGTATCGATTGATTACCTATTAGGCTATACCAATAATAAAACGCCTAGAAGTAAAGATTTAAAAGATTTGCTAAAGGAAGAAAGCATGACCTATGGTGGAAGAGAAATTTCAGAAGACGATTTATACACTATTTCAAAAGTAGTTGGGGCATTACTGGATAAAAAGGGAATTGATCGTTAG
- a CDS encoding metallophosphoesterase has translation MKFLHLSDTHYLDNYQGEFEVFGIDYEPHEKLFHALETFDFNSVDFVVNTGDLIHDGGVEDYQALDRILRSYMPEDMPLYYVLGNHDNKAAFYQALYGKEADEGLNYVVDFQGYRLIIIDTAEQSRHHGIISKELEAWVADQLATPSEKGTLLFHHHPLLIGWEPGVIETEISDSYLDLLEQSDVRGIFTGHLHENRHAMVRNIPQHTAASLAFGLEQVGDVAFFTDQLGYSVVEVNDETIDVFTKTTNPVTTRYIQQVL, from the coding sequence GTGAAGTTTTTGCATCTGTCAGATACCCATTACTTGGACAATTACCAGGGCGAATTTGAAGTATTTGGTATCGACTATGAACCCCATGAGAAACTTTTCCATGCTCTAGAAACGTTTGATTTTAATAGCGTGGACTTTGTGGTGAACACAGGTGACTTGATTCATGATGGCGGTGTCGAAGATTACCAAGCTTTAGACCGAATTTTAAGGTCTTATATGCCAGAAGATATGCCTTTGTACTATGTCTTAGGTAACCATGACAATAAGGCAGCCTTTTACCAAGCCCTGTACGGCAAGGAAGCTGATGAAGGATTGAACTATGTGGTTGATTTTCAAGGCTATCGCTTAATTATCATAGATACTGCCGAACAGAGTCGTCACCACGGTATCATTTCAAAAGAATTAGAAGCTTGGGTGGCTGATCAATTAGCAACGCCTAGTGAAAAGGGTACCTTACTTTTCCACCACCATCCTCTACTTATTGGCTGGGAACCAGGAGTGATCGAAACTGAGATTAGTGACAGCTATCTGGATCTATTAGAACAGTCCGATGTACGGGGGATTTTTACTGGTCACCTTCATGAAAACCGCCATGCTATGGTTAGAAATATCCCGCAACACACGGCGGCTTCATTAGCTTTTGGTTTAGAACAAGTTGGAGATGTGGCTTTCTTTACTGATCAATTGGGTTATTCCGTGGTTGAAGTGAATGACGAAACCATTGATGTCTTTACGAAGACAACCAATC
- a CDS encoding IS3 family transposase (programmed frameshift), with protein MSKYSLEFKLNLVGDYIAKKGSYRTLANKAGIDPSILRRWVNNYYEFGVDGLKKRRTQQVYTVEFKLNAIELYESTEMSYRELANSLNMNNPSLIANWRRAYHERGLDGLSARKGRPPKVSKKKSQINQIKDSSETNQLSEAKIKELEQRITDLEIENKFLKGLRRRVAQKSQARKEEIVTEITRLHDEKYALKDILSVLKFPKSTYFYWKNKDEEIDKDADLKEEMKDIRETHKDYGYRRMRAELLSRGYKVSKNKVQRLMKIMGIQVTSYTRKTRKYNSYKGTIGEIAPNRINRRFDSTIPYQKITTDTTEFKYYYADDSGNYQTGKLYLDPYMDLFNREIISFKITHQPNGQSMLEGLQAAIEASKLCPYRRTFHSDQGWAYQMKSYTRLLKDHRIFQSMSRKGNCLDNSPMENFFSLLKQEVYYGRTYHSFEELAQAIEDFIIYYNGERIKEKLDFRSPIEFRLHHASFAA; from the exons ATGTCTAAATATTCATTAGAATTTAAACTGAATTTAGTAGGAGACTATATTGCGAAAAAAGGAAGTTATCGAACCTTAGCTAATAAAGCAGGAATAGATCCTTCTATTTTACGAAGGTGGGTTAATAACTATTATGAATTTGGTGTAGATGGTTTAAAGAAAAGGCGGACTCAACAGGTTTATACTGTTGAATTCAAATTAAATGCGATAGAATTGTATGAAAGTACGGAAATGAGTTATCGCGAATTGGCCAATTCATTAAACATGAATAATCCAAGTCTAATCGCTAATTGGCGAAGAGCTTATCATGAAAGAGGACTTGATGGCCTTTCCGCGAGGAAAGGAAGGCCACCTAAAGTGTCTAAAAAGAAATCACAAATCAATCAAATAAAGGATAGCAGCGAAACCAATCAGTTAAGTGAAGCAAAAATAAAGGAACTTGAACAACGGATTACGGATTTAGAAATTGAGAACAAATTTTTAAAAGGATTGAGGAGACGTGTGGCTCAAA AGAGTCAAGCGAGAAAAGAAGAAATAGTGACCGAAATCACACGTCTCCATGATGAAAAATATGCTTTAAAAGATATTCTTAGCGTTTTAAAGTTTCCTAAATCGACCTACTTTTATTGGAAAAATAAAGATGAGGAAATTGATAAGGATGCCGATTTAAAAGAGGAAATGAAAGACATCAGAGAAACCCATAAGGATTATGGTTATCGAAGAATGCGAGCTGAACTGCTTTCCCGTGGTTATAAGGTCAGTAAAAACAAAGTTCAACGCCTAATGAAAATTATGGGGATACAGGTCACTAGCTATACTAGAAAGACAAGAAAATATAATTCCTACAAAGGAACGATTGGAGAGATAGCGCCAAATCGTATCAACCGGCGGTTTGATTCGACCATTCCTTATCAAAAAATAACAACAGACACAACAGAATTTAAATACTACTATGCCGATGATTCTGGGAATTATCAAACTGGAAAACTCTATTTAGATCCTTACATGGATCTATTTAATCGAGAAATTATTTCTTTTAAGATAACACATCAGCCTAATGGACAAAGCATGTTGGAGGGGCTACAAGCTGCCATTGAAGCAAGTAAATTATGTCCATACAGAAGAACCTTTCATTCTGATCAGGGCTGGGCCTATCAAATGAAAAGTTACACCCGGCTCTTGAAGGATCACCGAATTTTTCAAAGTATGTCTCGTAAAGGAAATTGCTTAGATAATTCGCCAATGGAGAATTTCTTTAGTCTACTAAAACAAGAAGTCTACTATGGTCGGACTTATCATTCCTTTGAAGAATTAGCACAAGCGATTGAAGATTTTATAATCTATTACAATGGTGAAAGAATCAAAGAAAAATTAGATTTTAGGAGTCCTATAGAATTTCGTCTTCATCACGCTTCTTTCGCCGCTTAA
- a CDS encoding chromate transporter: MIYLQLLISFLKVGAFSFGGGYAALPLIQEEIVENYAWLSMQEFTDLITISQMTPGPIAINSATFVGTKLAGPLGAIVATLGSVLPSIIIVSIIARLYFKYRNLSLLQNVLVALRPAVVAMIAAAGLLIMISAFWGEAPIQLATINLVAVAIFGLALGILIRYKVNPIIIIILAGICNVIYQAVMTVV, translated from the coding sequence ATGATTTATTTACAATTATTGATTTCCTTTTTAAAAGTTGGAGCCTTCAGCTTCGGAGGCGGTTATGCTGCCCTCCCCTTGATCCAAGAAGAGATCGTTGAGAATTACGCTTGGCTTTCCATGCAAGAATTTACCGACCTGATTACTATCTCCCAGATGACACCTGGGCCAATCGCTATCAACTCCGCAACCTTTGTAGGCACCAAACTGGCTGGTCCCTTGGGAGCTATTGTGGCCACTCTGGGTTCGGTTTTACCATCCATTATTATCGTAAGTATTATCGCCCGCCTCTATTTCAAATACCGTAACCTAAGCCTCTTACAAAACGTGCTAGTGGCCTTACGCCCTGCCGTAGTTGCTATGATTGCCGCAGCCGGCCTGTTAATAATGATCTCTGCCTTTTGGGGGGAAGCCCCTATACAATTAGCAACTATTAATTTGGTAGCAGTAGCCATCTTCGGCCTTGCCCTAGGGATTCTTATCCGTTACAAAGTCAATCCCATCATAATTATCATCTTGGCAGGAATCTGTAACGTCATATACCAAGCAGTTATGACGGTGGTGTAA
- a CDS encoding chromate transporter, producing MYEKMLKDSKSKRQMLVKLFWSTFYLSAFTFGGGYVIITLMKKTFVDDYGWIEEDEMLDLVAIAQSSPGAIAVNGAIVIGYKLAGFVGILVSVLGTILPPMLIISVIALFYQQFIQNFWVKALLEGMQAGVAAVIAGVVLDMVADVWRRKQPILVIIMLAAFIANYFFSVNIIYIILSCIGLGLVYSWLQSRKGR from the coding sequence ATGTACGAAAAAATGCTTAAAGACTCAAAAAGTAAGCGCCAGATGCTGGTCAAACTCTTTTGGTCGACTTTCTACCTCTCTGCCTTTACCTTTGGCGGGGGATACGTCATTATTACCCTGATGAAAAAGACCTTTGTTGACGACTATGGCTGGATTGAAGAGGACGAGATGCTTGATTTGGTAGCGATCGCTCAATCTTCTCCCGGGGCAATCGCAGTGAATGGAGCTATCGTTATCGGTTACAAATTAGCTGGATTTGTTGGCATCCTAGTATCTGTCTTAGGTACCATCTTACCTCCCATGCTGATCATTTCGGTAATTGCCCTCTTTTACCAACAATTTATCCAAAATTTCTGGGTCAAAGCTCTCTTAGAGGGCATGCAAGCTGGCGTCGCTGCCGTTATCGCCGGCGTCGTCTTAGATATGGTCGCTGATGTTTGGCGTCGTAAGCAACCCATCCTGGTCATTATTATGCTAGCTGCCTTTATTGCTAATTACTTCTTCTCTGTTAATATCATCTATATTATTTTAAGTTGTATCGGCTTAGGACTGGTTTATAGTTGGCTACAAAGCAGGAAAGGACGCTAA
- a CDS encoding aryl-sulfate sulfotransferase: protein MYLKGRIIIKFIILLALCLLAGCHQLDQQSQSISDYKEIYQPVNDQVFSGREILSLNDQVQDLELSYYDEGVQATITDQIKTLQDKHKSYDDGLFIMNPFGTFTQSIYSYLPDPDQDIDKVTYTIQSETSDTLTFEPVNYSQDPSAYEFTMIGLVPGEDNQLTISLYDEEETKLTDYQFDISAPEIQASDYQSKMEVLYDSGEELTDGFYASMGSDQDNAKFSYLYDNNGLIRSELVSDGGRLENYQFLDKKHLLIKVSNNKMAVLNGLGQPVRIYELPELSVHHDFIVNEKKDGAFLLTSNVHADTIEDTISYLDLRTGESQELIDLKEIFPNYFEPVMATHHNRAETEIENYLTDYPDQGLQDIDYSDDNLTLFDEEGNLSNLDWIHINAIDVLNRDELILSSRETSSIIKLSNIFDQVQVDYIIGPEAVWEGTGYEYYLLNPDSDFKPTGGQHSVRFQSNAIDDGLYNLTLFDNNYWRLDTRDDLIINLPQTMSQEFDPEEPDAYSYFYNFRVNEVDGSYDLVQSFPVPYSSIVSSAQVYKGNYITTSGMSNILGEYNPQGQLIRQFQFYIPRWSYRLIKLDLQDFFYENIL, encoded by the coding sequence TTGTATTTAAAGGGGAGAATTATCATTAAGTTTATAATTTTACTGGCACTTTGTCTGTTAGCCGGCTGCCATCAGCTTGACCAGCAAAGCCAGTCAATCAGTGATTACAAGGAAATCTACCAGCCAGTCAATGACCAAGTCTTCTCGGGGCGAGAGATTTTATCTTTAAATGACCAAGTTCAAGATTTAGAGCTTTCCTATTATGATGAAGGGGTACAAGCGACCATTACTGACCAGATTAAGACCTTGCAAGACAAACACAAATCTTATGACGATGGGCTCTTCATTATGAATCCTTTTGGCACCTTTACCCAATCCATCTATAGCTATCTACCTGACCCTGATCAAGACATTGACAAGGTGACTTATACCATTCAGTCTGAGACTAGCGATACGCTCACCTTTGAACCAGTCAATTACAGCCAGGATCCAAGTGCTTATGAATTTACCATGATTGGTTTAGTTCCAGGAGAAGACAACCAGCTAACCATCAGCCTCTATGATGAGGAAGAAACTAAGTTAACAGATTATCAATTTGACATCAGTGCCCCTGAGATCCAAGCGAGTGACTATCAATCCAAAATGGAAGTCCTCTATGATTCTGGGGAAGAACTAACTGATGGTTTCTATGCCAGTATGGGAAGTGACCAGGATAACGCCAAGTTTTCCTATCTTTATGACAATAATGGTCTCATACGCTCTGAATTGGTTTCTGACGGAGGCCGTTTAGAAAACTATCAATTTCTGGATAAAAAGCATCTCTTAATTAAGGTAAGTAATAACAAAATGGCCGTTCTCAATGGCCTGGGCCAACCAGTAAGGATTTATGAACTGCCTGAGCTTTCTGTTCATCATGACTTCATCGTTAACGAAAAAAAAGATGGAGCCTTCTTACTGACCTCTAATGTTCACGCGGATACCATTGAGGATACTATTAGTTACCTCGATCTTCGAACCGGTGAAAGCCAGGAATTGATCGATTTAAAAGAGATTTTTCCTAACTACTTTGAACCAGTCATGGCAACCCATCACAATCGGGCGGAAACAGAAATTGAGAATTACTTGACCGACTACCCTGACCAGGGATTGCAAGATATTGATTATAGCGATGACAACCTCACCCTCTTTGACGAAGAAGGTAACTTGTCCAATTTAGACTGGATCCATATTAACGCTATCGATGTGCTCAATCGTGATGAATTAATCCTTTCTTCTAGAGAAACTTCTTCAATAATCAAACTATCTAACATTTTTGACCAGGTCCAAGTGGACTATATTATTGGCCCTGAAGCGGTTTGGGAAGGCACTGGCTATGAGTATTACCTCCTCAACCCTGACAGTGACTTTAAACCCACTGGCGGCCAACACAGTGTCCGTTTCCAATCAAATGCTATTGATGATGGATTATATAACTTAACCCTCTTCGATAACAACTACTGGCGTCTCGATACCCGAGATGATTTAATCATTAATCTGCCACAAACAATGAGCCAAGAATTTGATCCGGAAGAACCCGATGCTTATTCTTACTTCTATAATTTCCGGGTCAATGAAGTGGACGGGAGCTATGACCTCGTTCAGTCTTTCCCTGTTCCCTATTCCTCCATCGTTTCCTCAGCCCAAGTCTATAAGGGGAACTATATTACGACAAGCGGGATGTCTAATATCCTCGGAGAATACAATCCCCAGGGACAATTAATTAGGCAATTCCAATTCTATATTCCTCGCTGGTCTTACCGCTTAATCAAACTAGACTTACAAGACTTTTTCTATGAAAACATCCTATAA